In Gemmatimonadaceae bacterium, the following are encoded in one genomic region:
- a CDS encoding isoprenylcysteine carboxylmethyltransferase family protein — protein MTYSEIAKKLRLPLGFIFGIAYLILARPTPLTLAVGGAIALVGVVVRAWASGHISKNQRLAVTGPYAHTRNPLYFGSFLIGAGFAVAAHWALLLVVIAFWALVYAPTMERERKNIRERFPDAYDRYSANVPVFVPRVTPWKDGETEDEGFSGSLYMKHGEWKAGITYLLVMGWLVFRMTRGL, from the coding sequence TTGACCTACTCCGAAATCGCAAAGAAACTCCGGCTCCCGCTCGGCTTCATCTTCGGGATCGCTTATCTCATATTGGCGCGCCCGACCCCGCTGACGCTTGCCGTCGGCGGGGCGATTGCGCTCGTCGGCGTCGTCGTCAGAGCGTGGGCGTCCGGTCACATCTCGAAGAATCAGCGTCTCGCCGTAACCGGCCCGTACGCACACACGCGGAACCCGCTTTATTTCGGAAGCTTTCTGATCGGAGCCGGATTCGCGGTCGCAGCGCACTGGGCCCTGCTTCTTGTAGTGATCGCATTCTGGGCTCTGGTGTACGCGCCTACGATGGAGCGGGAGCGGAAGAACATCCGCGAGCGCTTTCCGGACGCTTACGACCGGTATTCCGCGAATGTCCCCGTTTTCGTCCCGCGAGTCACTCCGTGGAAGGACGGAGAAACCGAGGATGAGGGATTCAGCGGATCTCTATATATGAAGCATGGTGAATGGAAGGCGGGAATCACATACCTTCTGGTTATGGGGTGGCTCGTTTTCAGGATGACACGCGGCTTGTAA